Part of the bacterium genome, CGGGATCGCGACCCCCAGCCAGCGCCGCCGGCTCGAGGAGGGGCAAGCGGTCGTCGTCGCGGCCCCCGTTCCCGTCCGCGGCCTCGGCCGTCGCCGCCTCTTCAGCATCGGCGCCGCGGCCATCGCACTCGCCGCCGTGCTGTTCGTCGCCTACGCGCTCGGCACGCAGCGGGCCGCCCGCACGCAGCGGCCGAACGCCCTGCCCCGCGCGCTCGAGCGCGAGCTGGCCGCGCGAGACGCCCCGGTCGACCTGGCGCCGGTCCACGAGTCCCCAGCGCCCGCTCCTCCCCGCGGGGACAGGCAATCCCCCACCGGCGGCGGCCAGGAGAGCCCGTCCGCGCCCGGACCGGACAGCCTGGCCCGCGCGGGGGCCGGAGCGGCGGCTGCGCGCGCCGTGGCGGCGCGGCCGGAAGCCGCGCCCGCCGCCGCCGATCACGCCTCCCCCTCCGACTGGGCCGCGCAGCGCCCTGGGCCGGATGAGGCGGTGCAGCGCCCCCCGGCAGCGGTCGCGGCGGCGGTCGAGGCCCCGCGGCCCGCGAGCGCCGCGCCAGCGGCCTCCGGGGCGGTGGACACGGCGCGCACCCGCCCGGATCAGCGCGGCGTCTGGATCCCGCTCGAGCCCGGCGAGCCGGGGCGTCCCGAAGAGGCGCCCGCCGAACCCGTCGGCTCGCCGCCCGCAGGCGCCGCCAGCGCCCTCCCGCGCGGCGCGAGCCTGCGCGAGGAGTTCTGGCGCGCGGGCAACCTGGTCGATCTGCAGGACGTCCTGGACCGCACGCCGCGGCTCACCTACACTGTCGCGCCGGGCGACAACTTCACCGGGCTCGTGCACGCGGCGACGGGCCGCCGCGACATGCTCGTGCTGGAATTGGTCAAGCGCATGAATCCGCAGATCGCGAACTTCGACCTCATCCAAGCCGGGCGCACGCTGATCCTGCCGGATCTGCGCGAGTCGGCAGCGAGCGCCCCGGCCGCGCCGGCTGACTCGGCGGCTGCGGCGCTCCCGAGTCCCTGAGGCAGGAGGCCTCCCGCGTGAGCAAGACCTTCAAGGCACTCCAGAGGGCGGCCGAGGAACAGGCCCGCCGCCTGCGTCGCGAGAGCGAGCCCGGGCAGCCGCCCCCAGCGGGCAGCACTCCCCCGAACGCCGCCGCGGCGCGCCGGATCGCGCTGGCGGGATCAGCGAGCCCGCCAGCGACGCCGGGGCCCCGCACGAGCGCGGACGGCGTGTTGCGCAGCGAGGTCGACCTCGCGCTCCGCGAACTGCTCGAGGCGAGTTTCCGCCCCGCCTGCCCTCACTTGCGCATCGGCGAGGACGGCTGGGTCCACGGCGCGCTCGACCGCGATGCCTTGCGCGCGCTGCGTCGCCGGGCGGCTCTCCTGCACTGCCTCGTGAAGGATCCGGAGACGAGCTTCTGGTTCTGGGGATCCGCGCGCGAAGCCGAGGCGCTGGCCAGGTCCACGGGCTACCTGCTCGACCCCGTCGACTGACTGGCCCAGGGCAGCGCCGGCAGCGGCTTTCCTTCGCGGTAGGCCACGAGCTCCGAGGTGAAGGCCCCCACCGGCGCCCGGGCCTTCAACTTGACCGGAAGCCGCCGGGCATCGTCGCTCAGGTAGATGAGCATGCGGCCCTCCGACTTGAAGAGCCCCTGGCTCTGCAGGGTGGGCTCGAGCACGAGGCAATCGTAGCTGCCCAGGCGAGTCTCCACGCGCTCGCGGCCCGTGACCGCAACGCGCAGGGGATAGCTCTTCTTGCCGTCGTGGACCGGGATGTGGAGCACCATCCCTTCGCGCAGGGCGAAGGCGCGCACGTAGAAGAGCGCGCTGAGGATGTCCTGGCTGCCCGGCAGGAGCTCGCTCTCGGTCCCGTCGGCGTAGCGCGCCACGCCTTCCGCGTGCAGGTACTCGGCGTCGAAATCGGCCTTGTAGTCCCCCTCGCGCAGCTGCTTGCGGAAGCGCAGACTGTGGAGCGACTCGAGATCGAAGAGCGAGCTGATCTCGTCGCGCACCTTGTAGACAGTGTCGATCCACTGGGCGCTGCGCGCCCGGGACATCAGCTCGAGCACCGGGCGCTCGCGGTGGCGCTGCACCTCCCGCGTCTCCAGGCGAGCGCGGCCCACGCTCACCACGCCGTACTGGATCTCGTAGTCGAGGACCTCCCCGGTGCCGAAGGGCAGCGCGGCCGGCACGAGCGCGCCGACGCTGCCGTCCGGGTACTGCACGCGTCCGCGCGGCGGCAGCGTCGAATCGGCGGCGGCCTCCTGCGCGCCGGCCGCGCCGGCCCGGAGCGCGAGCAGGAGGGCCAGCGCGGCCAGGCGGAGCGGTCGCACGCGGGGCCTAGTCACGATCCTCCTCGCCGCGGATGAGGCCGCGGGCGATGCCGTAGTGCAGGGCGTGCTTCAGCCCCACCTGCAGGGATGAGAGCAGGCAGAGCAGGATGCCGTGCGGACCGTCGCGCCAGCCTCCTTGCCAAATGGCCATTCGCAGGAAGCGCGCCGGCGGCCGCAGGAGCGCGCGGTGGAGGCCGGCGCGCCGCCCGTCCCGCGCCAGCTGCCGGGCGCCCGCCCGCGCGTAGCGCAGCAGGCGTTCGAGGTAGTCGTCAATGTCGTGGTAGCTCTCGTGTTCCAGCGCAGCGCGGAGGCGGCCGTGCCCCGCTGCACAGCGCAGCTCCTCGTGCACCAGGGCCTCCCCATAGCGCCCGGCGTCGCGTTCGAGCAGGCGCAGGACGCCGTCGCGATCCCAGCCGGCGTGGCGGATCTCGCGGCCGAGAAAGCGGCTGCGCCGGGGAATCCAGTAGGCGCGCTCGGCCGGTGCCGCGAGCACGGCGTCGATCTCGGCGCGCAGCGCCGCTGTCACGCGCTCGTCCGCGTCCAGGATCAGCACCCAGCCCGGCTCGAGCTGTTCCAGCCCCCAGTTCTTCTGATCCGCCGGCGAGCGGTAGGCGCGCTGCCGGAACTCGGCGCCAGCCGCCCGCGCGATGCGCTCCGTGCCATCCGTCGAGAAGGAGTCGACGACGAGGACGCGCCGCGCCCAACCCGCCACCGAGGCGAGGCAGGCCGGCAGATTGCGCTCTTCGTTGAAGGTCGTGACGAGAACCTGCGGTCCGCTCACGGCCCACCCGGCTCCGCGTGCATGGCGGCGAGCCTTGCAGACACCTCCGTGGGCGTCAAGCCGTTCATGCAGGGGTGGCCGGCGACGGGGCAGCGCGTGAGCCCGCAGGGGCTGCAGGCGAGCTCCCGCCGCAGCCAGGGGTGGCGCGCGTCGAGCACCGACCAGATCTGCGGATCGCTCGGGCCGAAGAGCGCGAGACTCGGCGTGCCGAGCGCGACGGCGACGTGGCGCGCCCCGGAGTCGCCGCTGAGCAGGAGATCGGCGTGGCGGATGGCCGCCACCATCGTCGCGATCGCCGGGGTGGCGAGCACGGTGGCGCCGCTCCCGGCCGCGATCTCCGCCAGGAGCGCCGCCTCCGCGGGCGCGCCCATCAGCGCCACGCGCCAGCCGGCGGCGCGCCGGTCGCGAACGAGAGCCGCATAGTGCGCGGCCGGCCACTGCTTCGCGCTCCAGGTGGCGCCCGGCGCGACGAGCAGGCAGGGGCCGGGTCCCGCCGGCAGGGGATCGGGCGCCCCCGGCGGCGGCGAGGGCAGACGCAGGCTGAGATCCCCCGGCGCGATCCCCAGACTCTCGACGAGCAGGAAGTGGTTGATCGGCGCGTAGGGCCGCCCGCGCGCGGCGGGCCAGCCGCGCTCCGCCTTCAGCGTGTAGAAGTAGTGCCGGTGCCGCACGCGGTAGCCGTGGCGGCGCGGCGCACCCGAGAAGAGCGTGAAGAGGGCCGAGGTGCCGCTCCCCTGGAGATCGAGCAGCAGGTCGTAGCGCTCGCGGCGCAGGCGCAGCGCCCAGCGCAGATCGCTCAGCCAGCGCGGCCGCGCGCGCCGCGGATAGGCGAGCAAGC contains:
- a CDS encoding glycosyltransferase family 2 protein translates to MAGRALCGSRSRPARRRLARGADGRARGGGAPGGDRGRERRHRARHPGDRDDGGGHPPRRSPAQRRLRGAPRRRRARHAESRALRPERSADLVGARRAPPLAAAGARLQPLRAHALPRRRPPLHERLDAHGGVCKARRHARGAGWAVSGPQVLVTTFNEERNLPACLASVAGWARRVLVVDSFSTDGTERIARAAGAEFRQRAYRSPADQKNWGLEQLEPGWVLILDADERVTAALRAEIDAVLAAPAERAYWIPRRSRFLGREIRHAGWDRDGVLRLLERDAGRYGEALVHEELRCAAGHGRLRAALEHESYHDIDDYLERLLRYARAGARQLARDGRRAGLHRALLRPPARFLRMAIWQGGWRDGPHGILLCLLSSLQVGLKHALHYGIARGLIRGEEDRD
- a CDS encoding DUF3108 domain-containing protein, encoding MVTRPRVRPLRLAALALLLALRAGAAGAQEAAADSTLPPRGRVQYPDGSVGALVPAALPFGTGEVLDYEIQYGVVSVGRARLETREVQRHRERPVLELMSRARSAQWIDTVYKVRDEISSLFDLESLHSLRFRKQLREGDYKADFDAEYLHAEGVARYADGTESELLPGSQDILSALFYVRAFALREGMVLHIPVHDGKKSYPLRVAVTGRERVETRLGSYDCLVLEPTLQSQGLFKSEGRMLIYLSDDARRLPVKLKARAPVGAFTSELVAYREGKPLPALPWASQSTGSSR
- a CDS encoding glycosyltransferase family 9 protein; the encoded protein is GSARRLPRPRQRGRRHPPRRDRARCADTRALRSQRSADLVSLRRSAPRGAARRERGRPARSQRHRPRHDRPRGGLRAPDGPAGADVRRILVLRFRALGDVLLATPLLAALRRRYPHARIDYLVDAPLAPLLAGSPDIDRLLAYPRRARPRWLSDLRWALRLRRERYDLLLDLQGSGTSALFTLFSGAPRRHGYRVRHRHYFYTLKAERGWPAARGRPYAPINHFLLVESLGIAPGDLSLRLPSPPPGAPDPLPAGPGPCLLVAPGATWSAKQWPAAHYAALVRDRRAAGWRVALMGAPAEAALLAEIAAGSGATVLATPAIATMVAAIRHADLLLSGDSGARHVAVALGTPSLALFGPSDPQIWSVLDARHPWLRRELACSPCGLTRCPVAGHPCMNGLTPTEVSARLAAMHAEPGGP